GAGGGCGACTACAGTACCCGCCTGGCCGAGCGCGGCCGCGACGAGCTCTCCAGCCTGGCACGCGACTTCAACGTCCTGGCGGCCACCCTGGAGGCCAGCCGCGAGGCGCGCAGCCGCTGGGTCTCGGACATCGCCCACGAGCTGCGCACGCCGCTCGCCGTGCTGCGCGGCGAGATCGAGGCCATGCAGGACGGCATCCGTCCCCTGGATCTGGACAACCTGGGCTCGCTGGCCCAGGAGGTCGACCAGCTCGAGCGCCTGGTGGCCGACCTCCGGCTGCTGTCCCAGAGCGACGCCGGTGCCCTGGAGGTCCAGCTGGCGCCCCTGGACCTCGCCGCCAGCCTCGCCGCCCGCCTCGACGAGGCCGCTCCCTGGCTGGCCGACAGCCGTCTCGCGCTCGACAGCGAGATCGCGGGTCCGGCCTGGATCCGCGGCGACACCCAGCGGCTGCGCCAGCTGTGGACCAACCTGCTGGACAACACCTGTGCCTACACCCGCCCCCCGGGCCGGCTGAGGGTGCGCCTCGCGGCCACCGGGGAGGGCTGGCAGGTGAGCTGGGAGGACAGCGCCCCGGGGGTGCCCGAGGCCGAGCTGCCGCGCCTCACCGAACGCCTCTACCGGGTCGAGGGATCGCGCAGCCGCGCCAGTGGCGGCAGCGGCCTGGGGCTGTCCATCGCCATGGCCCTGGCCCGGGCCCACGGTGCCGAGATGGTCGCCAGCCCGTCGTCGCTGGGCGGGCTATGCTGGACGCTGACCTTTCCGGCCATCGCCGAACATCAACTCAGGGAGGATGACGCATGATTGCCCCGGACCCCGCGACCGACCGAGTCCTGATCATCGAGGACGAACCCAAGATCGCCCGCCTGGTGGCGGACTACCTGGAGGGCAGCGGTTTCGACTGCCACCACATCGACCACGGCGACAAGGTCCTGCCCTGGCTCGAGGCCCAGGAGGCCCGCCCGGAGCTGGTCCTGCTCGACCTGATGCTGCCGGGCACCGACGGCCTGACACTGTGCCGGGAGATTCGCCAGCGCTGGCCGCGGGTCGCGATCATCATGCTCACCGCGCGGGTCGAGGAGGTCGACCGGCTGCTGGGCCTGGAGCTCGGCGCCGACGACTACATCTGCAAGCCGTTCAGCCCCCGGGAGGTGGTGGCCAGGGCCCGGGCCGTGCTGCGCCGCAGCCGTGCCGCCGAGGCCCCGGAGACCGCCGGCGACGCCAACACCCTGAGCCTGGACGAGGACGGCTGGCGGGCGCTGGCCGACGGTCGGGACCTGGGGCTGACCGCGGTGGAGTTCCAGCTGCTGCGGGTGATGATGCAGTCGCCCGGGCGCATCTTCTCCCGGGAACAGCTGATGGATCACATGTACCGCGATCACCGCATCGTCTCCGAGCGCACCGTGGACAGCCATATCAAGAAGCTGCGCAAGAAGATCGCCGAGGTCTGGCCCGAGCGCGAGATCATTCGCTCGGTCTACGGCGTGGGCTACAAGTACCAGCCGGAGGAGTGAAGTCCCGCGGACATGCACCACCTTTGCACCCTGGGTCCACGGCCCTTGCACGCCGCCGGGCGACACTGCAAGCGTCAACCCAAGGCCACAAGGAATGCCCGACATGAAGAAGACGAGCCTGACCCGCAAGCTGTTCGCCCCCGCCCTGCTGGCCGCCGCCATCGCCCCCCTGGCGCTCTCCGCCAGCGCCGCTCCCGACGAGGGGGGACATCACCGGGAGCATCGTGCCGAGCAGCGCGAGGCCCTCTTCGAACGCGCCGGCCTCGACGCCGAGACGCGCGACGCCCTGGCCGAGGCCCGCGCCGAGCATCACCAGGCGCTGCAGGAACTGCAAGCCGAGCACCGCGAGCGGCTCGAGGAGATCCTCGACGACGACCAGCGCGCGGCCCTCGAGCAGGCCAAGCGCGAGATGCGCCAGGAATGGCGCGCCGAGCAGCGCCAGGCCCGCGAGACCCGTCTGGAGGCCCTGTTCGACGAGTGGCAGCTCGACGAGGCGACCCGCGAGACGCTCCGCGAGCAGCGCGCCGCCTTCCATGCCGAGGCCCAGGCGCTGCACGACCAGACCTTCGACAGCCGCGAGGATCGCCGGGCGGCCTGGCAGGCACTCCGCGCCGACTATCGCGAGACCCTCGCCGAGCATCTCGACGAGGAACAGCTGAGCCGCCTGCGCGAGGCCATGCGGCCCGACCACAAGGGCCCCGGCTCGCACCACGGCGGCGAGCGCCCCCGGCACCCCGACGCCGGCTGACGCCGCCCTCCCCGCCTCCCAGGACGCCCGGCCTCGTGCCGGGCGTCTTCGTTTTCCTCTCACCGAACTTCGAGATTCCCGACCCGACCGGCAGGCCGACTTGCAGACCGCAGGGGATGTGAGTATTTTATTTGAACGTTCATTTAAAAAAGAGTCGCCCCAACAACGACAGGAGTCTCACTGAATGACGGATAACATCGCCCTTCCCGAGCGACGGGACCGGATCAACCGCACGG
The Halomonas sp. M4R1S46 DNA segment above includes these coding regions:
- a CDS encoding ATP-binding protein; amino-acid sequence: MRSRSVFTPAVSRLGIKLFVIILVVNVAISGLVFIAVSRSLDQGFIEYLDRTQTRRAETLAKGLADEWAWRGDWQWLRQSPRTWHHLVRRQLWPGDAPPPEGIERRLGDPKDFVLHDAEGLPVIGLPPDNDLEAAELRWLPIVSDGTRVGTLGYRPPQQLMARMDRIFLSQQRRNLAIIVAALGLASLLLAGGLSWWLGRRTRGMTLATRRLTEGDYSTRLAERGRDELSSLARDFNVLAATLEASREARSRWVSDIAHELRTPLAVLRGEIEAMQDGIRPLDLDNLGSLAQEVDQLERLVADLRLLSQSDAGALEVQLAPLDLAASLAARLDEAAPWLADSRLALDSEIAGPAWIRGDTQRLRQLWTNLLDNTCAYTRPPGRLRVRLAATGEGWQVSWEDSAPGVPEAELPRLTERLYRVEGSRSRASGGSGLGLSIAMALARAHGAEMVASPSSLGGLCWTLTFPAIAEHQLREDDA
- a CDS encoding response regulator, which codes for MIAPDPATDRVLIIEDEPKIARLVADYLEGSGFDCHHIDHGDKVLPWLEAQEARPELVLLDLMLPGTDGLTLCREIRQRWPRVAIIMLTARVEEVDRLLGLELGADDYICKPFSPREVVARARAVLRRSRAAEAPETAGDANTLSLDEDGWRALADGRDLGLTAVEFQLLRVMMQSPGRIFSREQLMDHMYRDHRIVSERTVDSHIKKLRKKIAEVWPEREIIRSVYGVGYKYQPEE